In a genomic window of Alcanivorax sp.:
- a CDS encoding NeuD/PglB/VioB family sugar acetyltransferase: protein MTRRLGIIGAGGHGKVAAETALRCGWEEVIFFDGLASSGAYDISHWSVVGEPASAVDVHCDGYFVAIGNAVHRRTWCEWLLSHDLPLVSLCDPSAVISQFARIGEGVLVVAGAVVNVDARIERGAIINTGACVDHDCVIGEYSHVCPGAALGGEVRVGESSWLGIGCQVKQCISIGRSVTVGAGATVVSDIGDGLTVVGTPARAV from the coding sequence GTGACTAGGCGACTTGGCATTATTGGTGCGGGTGGCCACGGTAAGGTGGCGGCGGAGACCGCGCTGCGTTGCGGCTGGGAAGAGGTGATTTTTTTTGATGGCCTTGCTTCCAGTGGCGCTTATGACATCAGCCACTGGTCTGTGGTTGGTGAACCTGCTTCTGCCGTTGATGTTCATTGTGATGGCTATTTTGTGGCTATTGGCAATGCGGTGCATCGTCGAACCTGGTGTGAGTGGTTGTTGAGCCATGACCTGCCCCTGGTGAGCCTGTGTGATCCTTCTGCGGTGATTAGTCAGTTTGCCCGAATTGGCGAGGGTGTGCTGGTAGTCGCTGGCGCTGTGGTGAATGTGGATGCTCGCATTGAGCGCGGGGCGATTATCAATACCGGTGCCTGCGTGGACCATGATTGCGTTATTGGTGAATACAGCCATGTATGCCCTGGTGCCGCACTGGGTGGCGAAGTCCGGGTGGGTGAATCAAGCTGGCTGGGTATTGGCTGTCAGGTAAAGCAGTGCATCAGCATTGGCCGGTCGGTGACGGTGGGGGCGGGTGCCACGGTGGTATCTGATATAGGTGATGGTTTGACGGTGGTGGGTACGCCTGCTCGTGCTGTTTAA
- a CDS encoding DegT/DnrJ/EryC1/StrS aminotransferase family protein, with protein MLNGPFSPWPSFTPEEADAVSRVLLSNKVNYWTGQEGREFEREFATFAGTEYAIAVANGTLALDLALQGLGIGAGDEVVVTPRTFLASATSVINAGATPVFADVDADTQNITPDTVAAVITPNTKAIVCVHLAGWPCDMDGMMALAEQHGLFVIEDCAQAHGATYKGKPVGGLGHVGCWSFCQDKIMSTGGEGGMVTCNDRELWSRMWSFKDHGKSWDAVYERDHPPGFRWLHESVGTNWRLTEMQSAIGRIQLQRMAEWTAARQAHCQAIWETAAALPGLRVPVVPAEIGHAGYKCYVFVDEAKLADGWDRDRIMNAVVAEGVPCFSGSCSEVYLEKAFTDLGLGPKERLPVAKALGESSLMFLVHPTLTEAEIEKTCAVLRGVMAQAV; from the coding sequence ATGTTAAACGGCCCCTTTTCCCCTTGGCCTTCCTTTACCCCGGAAGAAGCCGATGCGGTTTCTCGCGTATTACTTTCCAACAAGGTGAATTACTGGACTGGCCAGGAAGGGCGTGAATTCGAACGCGAATTTGCCACCTTTGCCGGTACCGAGTATGCCATTGCGGTGGCCAACGGCACCCTGGCGCTGGATCTGGCCTTGCAGGGGCTGGGTATTGGTGCCGGTGATGAAGTGGTGGTGACACCGCGTACCTTCCTGGCGTCTGCCACGTCAGTGATTAATGCCGGTGCTACGCCGGTGTTTGCTGATGTGGATGCGGATACCCAGAACATTACTCCTGACACCGTTGCTGCGGTGATTACCCCGAACACCAAGGCAATTGTGTGTGTGCATCTGGCTGGTTGGCCTTGTGACATGGATGGCATGATGGCGCTGGCCGAACAGCATGGGCTGTTTGTGATTGAAGATTGTGCCCAGGCTCATGGTGCGACTTATAAAGGTAAGCCAGTGGGTGGTTTGGGCCATGTGGGCTGCTGGTCGTTTTGTCAGGACAAGATCATGAGCACCGGCGGTGAGGGTGGCATGGTCACCTGTAATGATCGTGAGCTGTGGTCGCGCATGTGGAGCTTCAAGGATCACGGCAAGAGCTGGGATGCGGTGTATGAGCGTGATCATCCGCCCGGTTTTCGCTGGTTGCATGAGTCGGTGGGCACTAACTGGCGCCTAACGGAAATGCAGTCGGCCATTGGGCGCATTCAGTTACAACGTATGGCGGAATGGACTGCTGCTCGCCAGGCACATTGCCAGGCGATTTGGGAAACGGCGGCAGCATTGCCGGGGTTGCGTGTGCCCGTTGTGCCGGCTGAGATTGGCCATGCTGGCTACAAGTGTTATGTGTTTGTGGATGAGGCCAAGCTTGCTGACGGTTGGGACCGGGATCGCATCATGAATGCTGTTGTGGCGGAAGGCGTGCCTTGTTTTTCTGGTTCCTGCTCTGAGGTGTATCTGGAGAAGGCGTTTACTGATCTTGGGCTTGGGCCGAAAGAGCGGTTGCCGGTGGCGAAGGCACTAGGTGAGTCTTCGTTGATGTTCCTGGTTCATCCGACATTGACTGAGGCTGAGATTGAGAAGACATGTGCTGTGCTTCGAGGTGTTATGGCGCAGGCTGTTTGA
- a CDS encoding O-antigen ligase family protein — protein sequence MIRWCRFSASFLLFSFLSLLVVFHGAYAILPLVASGLALLCVFFWIVNRDSRWRLDREDGAFLLALLVFAAVWLGDVWRTGVWPVGEGNQGLWLPLWPVLAALVMVAWRQVPPRPGFWWWGVAFGALLVGGIAAYEHWWLGRWRVGNGINAIPFGNLALLLGALSLAGLVCLPSARWWLRLAFVLAAVGGLLASVLSGTRGGWVVFPVLALILLLAFHATRPRWGGRGSMVGLVAVLVAVLLAMSLMPGVPVKGRLSQGVANLQEYAGGDAGSSLGVRLEMWRAGWQLITLRPGLGWGEGRLEAQRDAWVEEGRFHSGISRYDQLHSDLVDTFARRGVPGLLSLMALYGVPLWLFWRHWRRGGDEQARALALCGVLIVVGFVGFGLSQSMLRDVRGLSGYLGLIVGCWCLLKGRRSSVPGGG from the coding sequence GTGATTCGGTGGTGCCGGTTCTCGGCAAGTTTCCTTCTTTTTTCTTTTCTTTCCCTGTTGGTGGTGTTCCACGGCGCCTATGCCATCTTGCCGTTGGTGGCTTCGGGGCTGGCTTTGCTTTGTGTGTTTTTCTGGATAGTTAATCGCGATAGCCGGTGGCGGCTGGATCGGGAGGATGGTGCCTTTCTGTTGGCGTTGCTTGTGTTTGCCGCAGTGTGGCTCGGTGATGTTTGGCGCACTGGCGTCTGGCCGGTGGGCGAGGGTAATCAAGGGCTGTGGTTACCGTTGTGGCCTGTGCTGGCTGCGTTGGTGATGGTGGCCTGGCGGCAGGTGCCTCCACGGCCTGGTTTCTGGTGGTGGGGCGTGGCGTTCGGGGCCCTTCTGGTAGGTGGCATTGCGGCCTATGAGCATTGGTGGTTGGGGCGTTGGCGTGTGGGTAACGGGATAAACGCGATTCCCTTCGGGAATCTTGCCTTGTTGCTGGGCGCGTTGTCGTTGGCTGGATTGGTGTGCTTGCCTTCTGCTCGCTGGTGGTTGCGGTTGGCGTTTGTTTTGGCGGCAGTGGGCGGGTTATTGGCATCGGTGCTTTCCGGCACCCGGGGTGGCTGGGTGGTCTTCCCGGTGTTGGCGCTGATATTGCTGCTCGCGTTTCACGCAACCCGCCCCCGCTGGGGGGGTAGGGGAAGCATGGTGGGGCTGGTGGCTGTTCTTGTGGCGGTGCTGTTGGCAATGTCGCTGATGCCTGGCGTGCCAGTGAAAGGGCGGCTTAGCCAGGGGGTGGCGAATTTGCAGGAATATGCCGGTGGCGATGCCGGGTCATCTCTGGGTGTGCGTCTGGAAATGTGGCGTGCGGGGTGGCAGCTGATCACGCTCCGGCCAGGGCTGGGTTGGGGGGAAGGGCGGCTGGAGGCGCAGCGTGATGCGTGGGTAGAGGAAGGTCGCTTTCATTCAGGGATTAGCCGTTATGACCAGTTGCATAGTGATCTGGTGGATACCTTTGCCCGGCGGGGAGTGCCGGGGCTGTTGTCGCTGATGGCCTTGTATGGGGTGCCGTTGTGGTTGTTCTGGCGACATTGGCGCAGGGGTGGCGATGAGCAAGCCAGGGCCTTGGCGTTGTGTGGTGTGTTGATTGTCGTGGGGTTTGTCGGGTTTGGGCTAAGTCAGTCCATGTTGCGGGATGTGCGGGGCTTATCGGGGTATCTGGGGCTGATTGTGGGGTGTTGGTGTCTGCTCAAGGGGCGCCGCAGTTCTGTGCCGGGTGGGGGGTGA
- a CDS encoding nucleoside-diphosphate sugar epimerase/dehydratase has protein sequence MLTADVLAAPLLVWLAFSLRFNSFTPPIHDLWIFLAAPLVLIPALYMAGFYKSIVRYLGAEVAWSMMTGVFSSVVVLAAASYMIPDAAVPRSVFLIWGMLALLYLGGSRFVMRRFLVYVLGGALNRQPVAVFGAGGAGAQLVAGLQSSAEMFAAMVVDDAYNKQGTLLAGVPVVDRKALEKACRRGKVTSVLLAVPSLSRSQRMAIVRWLETLNVKVQTVPAFSDIASGKARIEEIKDVSIEDLLGRDSVPPKQELLHRCISGKHVLVTGAGGSIGSELCRQILKLKPSCLILFEQSELSLYAIEKEMAAYIDAKGLQVELFPMLGSVVNRGHVERVCREYRVDTVYHAAAYKHVPIVEANPSAGVRNNILGTLEAAQGAEAAGVKHFILVSTDKAVRPTNVMGATKRFAEMVLQAMADRGSGTVFSMVRFGNVLGSSGSVVPLFREQIQRGGPLTVTHPDVIRYFMTIPEASQLVIQAGAMAKGGEVFVLDMGEPVRILDLASTMVHLMGLSVRDEENPNGDIEITYTGLRPGEKLYEELLIGECSVGTEHEMIMRATEERLSWDEILFALESFRKALEKGDKVALKSLLCSYVAGYQPGTNGSRSLESMQTRELPRLVSDNRALAD, from the coding sequence ATGCTTACTGCAGATGTATTGGCCGCGCCGCTGCTGGTCTGGTTGGCGTTTTCGTTGCGTTTCAATTCGTTTACTCCGCCGATTCATGACCTCTGGATTTTCCTGGCTGCGCCGTTGGTGTTGATCCCGGCCCTGTATATGGCAGGGTTCTACAAGTCCATCGTGCGTTACCTGGGCGCGGAAGTGGCCTGGTCCATGATGACGGGGGTATTTTCCTCTGTGGTGGTGCTGGCTGCGGCGTCTTACATGATTCCGGATGCTGCGGTACCCCGCTCGGTGTTTCTGATCTGGGGCATGCTTGCGCTGTTGTACCTGGGTGGCAGTCGTTTCGTGATGCGGCGTTTCCTGGTATATGTGCTGGGTGGAGCCTTGAATCGCCAGCCTGTGGCTGTGTTTGGTGCCGGTGGTGCCGGTGCCCAACTGGTGGCTGGCCTGCAGTCCAGTGCAGAAATGTTCGCCGCTATGGTGGTGGATGATGCCTATAACAAGCAGGGCACCTTGCTGGCCGGGGTGCCAGTGGTGGATCGCAAGGCGCTGGAGAAAGCCTGCCGTCGCGGCAAGGTGACTTCGGTATTGTTGGCGGTGCCGTCGTTGAGCCGCTCCCAGCGAATGGCCATTGTGCGTTGGCTGGAAACCCTGAATGTGAAGGTGCAGACGGTGCCGGCGTTCAGTGATATCGCCAGCGGCAAGGCGCGTATCGAAGAAATCAAGGATGTGTCCATTGAGGACTTGCTGGGCCGGGATTCGGTGCCGCCCAAACAGGAGTTGCTGCATCGCTGTATCAGCGGCAAGCATGTGTTGGTTACCGGTGCCGGCGGTTCTATCGGCAGCGAGTTGTGTCGCCAGATTCTGAAGCTGAAGCCTTCCTGCCTGATTCTGTTTGAGCAGAGCGAGTTGAGCCTGTACGCCATAGAGAAAGAGATGGCGGCCTATATTGACGCCAAGGGGCTTCAGGTGGAGCTGTTTCCCATGCTGGGCTCGGTGGTGAACCGGGGGCATGTCGAGCGGGTGTGCCGGGAATATCGCGTGGATACGGTTTATCACGCTGCCGCCTACAAGCATGTGCCGATTGTGGAAGCCAACCCCTCAGCGGGTGTCCGGAATAATATTCTGGGTACGCTGGAGGCAGCCCAGGGCGCAGAAGCGGCCGGTGTGAAGCACTTTATTCTGGTGTCCACCGACAAGGCAGTGCGCCCCACCAATGTGATGGGGGCGACCAAGCGTTTTGCCGAAATGGTGCTGCAGGCCATGGCAGACCGTGGCTCCGGGACGGTGTTTTCCATGGTGCGCTTTGGGAATGTGCTGGGCTCTTCCGGCTCGGTGGTGCCGCTGTTCCGGGAGCAGATTCAGCGCGGTGGGCCGCTGACGGTGACCCACCCGGATGTGATCCGTTATTTCATGACCATCCCCGAAGCCTCCCAGCTGGTGATTCAGGCGGGGGCCATGGCCAAGGGCGGGGAAGTCTTTGTGCTGGACATGGGCGAACCCGTTCGGATTTTGGATCTGGCGAGCACCATGGTGCATCTGATGGGGCTCTCGGTAAGGGATGAAGAGAACCCCAATGGTGATATCGAAATCACCTATACCGGCCTACGCCCGGGCGAAAAGCTTTATGAGGAGCTGCTGATCGGTGAGTGTAGTGTGGGCACCGAGCATGAAATGATCATGCGGGCCACCGAAGAGCGGCTGAGCTGGGATGAAATCCTGTTTGCCCTGGAGTCGTTCCGCAAGGCCCTGGAGAAGGGCGATAAAGTGGCGCTGAAATCCTTGTTGTGCAGCTATGTGGCCGGGTATCAACCGGGCACCAATGGTAGTCGTTCGCTGGAAAGCATGCAGACCCGGGAACTGCCCAGGCTGGTGTCGGATAATCGGGCTCTGGCGGACTGA
- a CDS encoding SLC13 family permease, with protein MNMDILITLLIVVSVLGALASNRVPADITMMAALVMVLVTGVVSPGEALSGFANPGLMTIAALYVVAAALRDTGAIYWVAHRLLGQPKSVFASQLRLVAPASLLSAFLNNTTVVAMMIPAVQEWAQRLRLSASKLLLPLSYAAILGGTCTLIGTSTNLVVDGLVQERGMEAFGIFDVAWVGIPVLLGGAAFLLLAGRFLLPEREGMVEQWEHGREYHVEMLVAKGSPLAGRSIQDAGLRNLTYGYLTEIQRGERLFPAVGPEMTLQEGDLLAFVGVPECARELQRINGLQAAHGGAHKLALNNHQRHLVEVVLSPEFPGIGKTVKETGFRTRYQAAILSISRSGQRLPGKVGELVLKVGDTLLLETSEQFVEQYRYRRDFMLVSPLKDSTPPDFRRAPVAVGVLVAMVMANVLGLASTLEAAMLAAGLLLVTRCVTVNRSRMNVSVNLPVLVVIGASFALGRAMESSGAAAWIVEQVIPDSGLSPWLALVIVYLLTAMFTEMITNNAAAVLVFPIALGVAEQLGVSPMPFIVAVMFAASASFMTPLGYQTNLMVMGPGGYTFRDYLKIGFPMSVVVAVITLTVIPMVWGF; from the coding sequence GTGAATATGGATATCCTGATAACACTGCTGATTGTGGTCTCGGTGCTGGGCGCGCTGGCCAGTAATCGGGTGCCGGCGGATATCACCATGATGGCTGCGCTGGTGATGGTGTTGGTCACCGGGGTGGTGTCTCCCGGTGAGGCGCTGTCCGGCTTTGCCAACCCGGGGTTGATGACCATTGCGGCTCTTTATGTGGTGGCGGCGGCCTTGCGGGATACCGGGGCCATTTACTGGGTGGCGCACCGTCTACTCGGCCAGCCGAAATCCGTGTTTGCCAGCCAGTTGCGGCTGGTGGCGCCGGCGTCCTTGCTGAGTGCCTTCCTGAACAACACCACTGTGGTGGCGATGATGATTCCGGCAGTGCAGGAGTGGGCCCAGCGCCTGCGTCTGTCTGCGTCGAAGCTGCTGTTGCCGCTGAGTTATGCGGCCATTCTCGGTGGCACCTGTACCCTGATCGGCACCAGTACCAACCTGGTGGTGGATGGTCTGGTGCAGGAAAGGGGCATGGAGGCCTTCGGAATCTTTGATGTGGCCTGGGTGGGCATCCCGGTATTGCTGGGAGGGGCTGCGTTCCTGTTGCTGGCGGGCCGTTTTCTGCTACCTGAGCGTGAGGGCATGGTGGAGCAGTGGGAACATGGCCGCGAATACCATGTGGAGATGCTGGTAGCGAAGGGCAGTCCGTTGGCAGGGCGCTCCATTCAGGATGCCGGGTTGCGTAATCTGACTTATGGCTATCTCACTGAGATCCAGCGAGGTGAGCGCCTGTTCCCGGCGGTGGGGCCGGAGATGACTCTGCAGGAAGGGGACCTGCTGGCCTTTGTCGGTGTGCCTGAATGTGCCAGGGAGCTGCAGCGTATCAATGGTCTGCAGGCCGCTCATGGCGGAGCGCACAAGCTGGCGCTGAATAATCACCAGCGGCATCTGGTGGAAGTGGTGTTGAGCCCGGAGTTCCCGGGTATCGGCAAGACCGTAAAGGAAACCGGCTTCCGTACCCGTTATCAGGCTGCCATTCTCAGTATCAGCCGTAGTGGTCAGCGGTTGCCCGGCAAGGTCGGAGAGCTGGTGTTGAAGGTGGGTGATACCCTGCTGTTGGAAACCAGCGAGCAGTTTGTGGAGCAGTATCGCTACCGCCGGGATTTCATGCTGGTCAGCCCACTGAAAGATTCCACGCCCCCGGATTTCCGCCGTGCACCGGTTGCTGTCGGGGTGCTGGTGGCCATGGTAATGGCCAATGTACTGGGGCTGGCGTCGACCCTGGAGGCCGCCATGCTGGCCGCAGGTCTGCTGCTGGTAACCCGCTGTGTCACGGTAAACCGCTCGCGCATGAATGTGAGTGTGAATCTGCCGGTATTGGTAGTGATCGGCGCCTCTTTTGCGCTGGGCCGTGCCATGGAAAGCAGCGGCGCTGCCGCCTGGATTGTGGAGCAGGTGATTCCGGACAGCGGACTATCCCCCTGGCTGGCGCTGGTGATTGTCTACCTGCTGACCGCCATGTTCACCGAGATGATCACCAATAACGCCGCTGCAGTGCTGGTCTTCCCCATCGCTCTGGGTGTAGCGGAACAACTGGGCGTCAGCCCCATGCCCTTCATCGTCGCCGTCATGTTCGCCGCCTCAGCCAGCTTCATGACACCTCTGGGCTACCAGACCAACCTGATGGTAATGGGCCCGGGGGGTTATACCTTCCGCGATTACCTGAAAATCGGGTTTCCGATGAGTGTGGTGGTGGCAGTGATTACGTTGACGGTGATTCCGATGGTTTGGGGGTTCTGA
- a CDS encoding acyltransferase family protein, producing MALKYRAEIDGLRFVAVALVLLAHLDIGAFSGGFVGVDVFFVISGYLITGIVAKEVRQGTFSFGSFYQRRVIRLAPAYFLVLLATSVLAGIYMLPAELVDYSRSVIYSTLFAANFYMWDAVGGYFGSGADTTPLLHLWSLAVEEQFYLVWPTLLLLAVAGFPRRLLLVVIAITLAALMVSHWGALHYKAATYYLMPTRAFELLLGAVLVLLPVSWLSRINGVVASALVLFGLLLIGYGAVAFGDETVFPGLNALFPCVGTLLVILFSGTREPVSRLLLSNPVSVFLGKVSYPAYLWHWPLIAFLNLQLVPLTLPVSVAVFLGTFLLAALTYLYVEKPFVVLRSASWKKVVGYLFVLPAVFMIAIAIVTIHFRGFPGLVDSRLAVMVEAVSTPAHQVREGCIEGPVASPLGRDKCGIGVDKGAVDALLVGDSHANHFSGFVDVLLSEANVRGYEITQSRTPLMLDVDFYYQQDGDWVRYDAFSERNSYLENTLLPEGFKYVILGGSFSRYMNKGMFAPQGQPLVADLEESNQVFAVSMAKTLDRILEQGSIPVIIKGTPYFPDDISSCALNNLRFSLDQDCRMTRDDYLEDYQRWSALLADLKLRFPEIIIIDPASVMCDADYCYSEMNGLPLYRDAGHLNYPGSEFVGRMYLEKFENPFSLEVGKVAD from the coding sequence ATGGCGCTGAAGTACAGGGCAGAAATTGATGGGCTGCGTTTTGTGGCAGTGGCGCTTGTGCTGCTTGCTCATCTGGATATTGGCGCTTTCTCCGGCGGCTTTGTCGGCGTGGATGTGTTCTTTGTAATCTCTGGTTATTTGATCACAGGTATCGTCGCCAAAGAGGTTCGCCAAGGGACGTTTTCCTTTGGCAGCTTCTACCAACGCCGGGTAATTCGGCTGGCACCAGCCTATTTTCTGGTCTTGTTGGCAACCAGTGTGCTTGCCGGCATATACATGTTGCCGGCGGAGCTGGTCGATTATTCGCGTAGCGTGATTTATTCAACCCTTTTTGCCGCCAATTTCTACATGTGGGATGCCGTTGGTGGCTATTTCGGGTCAGGGGCAGACACCACGCCACTGCTGCATTTGTGGTCTCTGGCGGTCGAAGAGCAGTTCTATCTGGTCTGGCCGACGCTATTGCTGTTAGCTGTGGCCGGGTTTCCCCGTCGCCTTCTGCTGGTTGTGATTGCGATTACGCTGGCGGCGTTGATGGTTTCACATTGGGGGGCTCTGCATTACAAAGCCGCCACCTATTATCTTATGCCGACTCGTGCGTTTGAGCTTTTGTTGGGCGCGGTTCTGGTTCTTTTGCCTGTGAGTTGGTTGAGCAGGATCAATGGTGTGGTTGCAAGTGCACTGGTGCTGTTTGGGCTTCTACTAATCGGGTACGGGGCGGTCGCTTTTGGTGATGAAACCGTGTTTCCCGGTTTGAATGCGCTGTTTCCCTGTGTTGGTACCCTGCTTGTCATTTTGTTTTCAGGGACAAGGGAGCCTGTCAGTAGGTTGTTGCTGTCTAATCCGGTGTCTGTTTTTTTGGGGAAAGTATCTTACCCCGCCTACCTATGGCATTGGCCGCTGATCGCGTTTCTTAATCTGCAACTGGTGCCGCTTACTTTGCCGGTGAGTGTGGCTGTGTTCCTGGGCACTTTCCTATTGGCAGCCTTGACCTATCTTTATGTCGAAAAGCCTTTTGTGGTATTGAGATCGGCATCATGGAAAAAGGTTGTGGGGTATCTTTTTGTATTGCCAGCCGTTTTCATGATTGCTATCGCGATCGTTACTATTCACTTCCGGGGTTTTCCTGGCCTGGTAGACTCACGACTCGCTGTTATGGTGGAGGCGGTTTCTACGCCCGCCCACCAGGTGAGAGAAGGGTGTATTGAGGGGCCGGTCGCAAGCCCCCTGGGGCGGGATAAATGTGGAATCGGTGTGGACAAGGGAGCCGTTGATGCCTTGCTGGTTGGTGACTCCCATGCTAATCACTTCTCTGGTTTTGTGGATGTTTTGCTTTCTGAGGCAAATGTGCGGGGCTACGAGATTACACAGAGCCGGACCCCGTTGATGCTGGATGTGGATTTCTATTATCAGCAGGATGGTGATTGGGTGCGTTATGACGCATTTTCGGAACGCAACTCTTACCTCGAAAATACGCTTCTGCCTGAAGGGTTCAAGTATGTGATCCTGGGAGGCAGTTTCAGTCGTTATATGAATAAGGGTATGTTTGCTCCGCAGGGGCAGCCCCTTGTGGCTGACCTGGAAGAATCCAATCAGGTTTTTGCTGTATCAATGGCGAAGACGCTCGATCGTATTCTGGAGCAAGGCAGTATTCCGGTGATTATCAAAGGGACGCCTTATTTTCCCGATGACATTTCCTCCTGTGCATTGAATAACCTGCGTTTTTCCCTGGATCAGGATTGCAGGATGACTCGGGATGACTATCTGGAAGACTATCAGCGCTGGTCTGCACTACTGGCTGATTTGAAGCTGCGCTTCCCGGAAATTATTATCATCGATCCGGCCAGCGTGATGTGTGATGCAGATTATTGTTATTCGGAAATGAACGGCTTGCCGTTATATCGTGATGCGGGTCATCTGAATTATCCCGGCTCGGAGTTTGTGGGTCGGATGTACCTTGAGAAATTCGAGAATCCGTTTTCCCTTGAAGTGGGAAAAGTGGCTGATTGA
- the cysC gene encoding adenylyl-sulfate kinase translates to MVEKSPYQERENESKAHVVWHESNVTKADRAKVKDQKPKCIWLTGLSGSGKSTLANALEVALTEQGKHTYLLDGDNVRHGLNKNLGMSDEDRTENIRRVSEVAKLMVDAGLIVVTAFISPFRADRDAARELFEDGEFVEVFVDAPLEECEKRDPKGLYQKARQGIIKEFTGIDSPYEAPAKPEVVINTAENDIEACVKQLIAAIV, encoded by the coding sequence ATGGTTGAGAAGTCCCCTTACCAGGAACGTGAAAACGAATCCAAAGCCCACGTCGTGTGGCATGAGTCCAATGTGACCAAGGCTGACCGTGCCAAGGTGAAGGATCAGAAGCCCAAGTGTATTTGGCTGACCGGTCTGTCCGGTTCCGGCAAGTCTACGCTGGCGAATGCGCTGGAAGTGGCGCTGACTGAGCAGGGTAAGCATACCTATCTGCTGGATGGCGATAACGTGCGTCATGGCCTGAACAAGAATCTGGGCATGAGCGATGAAGACCGTACCGAGAACATCCGTCGTGTTTCCGAAGTGGCCAAGCTGATGGTGGATGCGGGCCTGATCGTTGTAACTGCCTTTATCAGCCCGTTCCGCGCAGACCGCGATGCCGCCCGTGAGTTGTTCGAAGACGGTGAATTTGTCGAGGTGTTCGTGGACGCGCCGCTGGAAGAGTGCGAAAAGCGTGATCCCAAGGGCCTGTATCAGAAGGCGCGCCAGGGCATCATCAAGGAATTCACCGGTATCGACAGCCCCTACGAGGCGCCGGCGAAGCCGGAAGTGGTGATCAACACCGCGGAGAACGATATCGAAGCCTGCGTGAAGCAGCTGATCGCGGCGATCGTCTAA
- a CDS encoding MBL fold metallo-hydrolase, which produces MDRQDKGPSGAFPFVRHHGAVSGVTGSAHEWVVSDSASVLIDCGLFQGRDTGPGGASAGELAIDFDIYRLQALVLTHVHIDHVGRVPWLLAAGFQGPIYCSLPSAKLLPIVLEDAFRLGISRQPDQVERFLAVLEQRLVPLPYDHWHAIECADGSEVEICLQRAGHILGSAYVACRYCGDHVTVFSGDLGASHAPILPPPTSPEGADVLVIESTYGDRRHEGRAARRQRLEVMLVRALADKGTLLIPAFSIGRTQELLYELEEIIHENRQRAMHPFLDWDELPIVLDSPLASRFTRVYRELSPYWEDEARERLADGRRPLAFDQLLTVDGHEAHMRMVHHLAESARPAVVIAASGMCAGGRIVNYLRAMLGDQRHNVLFVGYQAAGTPGREIQRVGRGGRVRLEGEDVAIRAGVDTISGYSAHADQQDLLDFVSGMGRWPGVIRIVHGDESAKRALAEKMASLYQRRGLAVDLLTPGA; this is translated from the coding sequence ATGGATCGTCAAGATAAAGGCCCCTCTGGGGCCTTTCCTTTTGTGCGGCACCACGGTGCTGTCAGCGGTGTCACCGGCTCCGCCCATGAGTGGGTGGTGAGCGACAGCGCGTCGGTGCTGATTGATTGCGGCCTCTTTCAGGGGCGGGATACCGGCCCCGGCGGCGCCAGTGCCGGGGAGCTGGCCATCGATTTCGATATCTACCGGCTCCAGGCGCTGGTACTGACTCATGTGCATATCGACCATGTGGGCCGGGTGCCATGGCTGTTGGCCGCCGGGTTTCAGGGGCCGATTTATTGCAGCCTGCCTTCTGCAAAACTGCTGCCCATTGTGCTTGAAGATGCGTTTCGGCTGGGTATCAGCCGTCAGCCGGATCAGGTGGAGCGTTTCCTGGCAGTGCTGGAGCAGCGGCTGGTGCCGCTTCCCTACGACCATTGGCACGCCATTGAGTGTGCGGATGGCAGTGAGGTGGAGATCTGCCTGCAGCGTGCGGGCCATATTCTTGGCTCCGCTTACGTGGCCTGCCGTTACTGTGGCGATCATGTCACGGTGTTCTCCGGTGATCTGGGGGCCTCCCATGCGCCGATCCTGCCGCCACCCACATCCCCCGAGGGAGCGGATGTACTGGTGATTGAGAGCACCTACGGGGACCGTCGGCATGAGGGCAGGGCAGCCCGGCGCCAGCGGCTGGAGGTAATGCTGGTAAGGGCCTTGGCTGACAAGGGGACTTTGCTGATCCCGGCGTTCAGTATCGGGCGCACCCAGGAGCTGCTTTACGAGCTCGAGGAGATCATCCACGAGAACCGGCAGCGCGCCATGCATCCCTTCCTGGATTGGGATGAACTGCCCATTGTGCTGGATTCGCCCCTTGCCAGCCGTTTCACTCGGGTCTATCGAGAGCTGTCGCCTTACTGGGAAGATGAAGCCCGTGAGCGGCTGGCGGACGGGCGCCGTCCGCTGGCGTTTGATCAGCTGCTGACGGTAGATGGTCATGAGGCTCATATGCGCATGGTGCACCATCTGGCGGAGAGTGCCCGGCCGGCAGTGGTGATTGCTGCCAGCGGCATGTGCGCCGGTGGACGGATCGTCAATTACCTGAGGGCGATGCTGGGCGACCAGCGCCACAATGTGCTGTTTGTGGGGTATCAGGCCGCGGGAACGCCGGGGCGCGAGATTCAGAGGGTCGGGCGGGGCGGTCGGGTGCGCCTGGAAGGTGAGGACGTTGCCATTCGGGCAGGGGTGGACACCATTAGCGGTTACTCCGCCCACGCAGATCAACAGGACCTGCTGGATTTCGTCAGTGGCATGGGGCGCTGGCCCGGTGTGATCCGGATCGTGCACGGCGATGAGTCGGCCAAGCGAGCGTTGGCTGAAAAAATGGCATCGCTATACCAGCGGCGCGGCCTGGCTGTGGATTTGCTGACACCGGGAGCGTGA